A genomic stretch from Amycolatopsis sp. 195334CR includes:
- a CDS encoding chorismate mutase: MTGHNSCPPSESERVLTPAEQVVQTTRGRIDEIDDQIIGLIEQRRKLSTEIQSARLGAGGTKISYGRENVVIGRYSRELGKPGRVLSLAILEVCRGALDRAARRPSDS; the protein is encoded by the coding sequence GTGACCGGGCACAACTCTTGCCCGCCAAGCGAAAGCGAGCGGGTGCTCACGCCGGCGGAGCAGGTCGTCCAGACCACCCGCGGCCGGATAGACGAAATCGACGACCAGATCATCGGCCTGATCGAGCAACGCCGGAAACTGTCCACCGAAATCCAGTCCGCGCGGCTCGGCGCGGGCGGAACGAAGATTTCCTACGGCCGCGAGAACGTGGTGATCGGCCGTTATTCCCGGGAACTGGGCAAACCGGGCAGGGTGCTCAGCCTGGCCATTCTGGAAGTGTGCCGCGGCGCGCTGGACAGGGCGGCGCGCCGCCCGTCGGACAGCTGA